Proteins from a genomic interval of Hippocampus zosterae strain Florida chromosome 14, ASM2543408v3, whole genome shotgun sequence:
- the prkcha gene encoding protein kinase C eta type yields the protein MKFYGRIQLRIGEALDLKPTTFSRRHSRIFMKNASTNMDPYIVLKVDDVKVGQTHTKQKTNSPTYNEDFFFPVQDGQHVELAVFHETPIGYDDFVANCTIRFVDLITKANTDKFDEGWKDLEPEGRIYVLIKLNGSFIDDEAIVMPVNHKKFSRKRQGAVRRKVHQVNGHKFMSTFLRQPTFCFHCKEFIWGVFGKQGYQCQVCTCVVHKRCHKQVVTVCPRMKGSEYVSSGFSINIPHQFHIHNYKSPTFCNHCGSLLWGFVRQGLHCKICKLNVHHRCEGNVAQNCGVNTVQLANTLAEMGIHAAELSERNTSRFGSGKTKMPSERKRSVKSQPEMPQYGISDFTFLQVLGKGSFGKVLLARLNNRDRVFAVKVLKKDIILQDDDVECTMTEKRVLTLASVHPYLTRLYCCFQTQDRLFFVMEFVNGGDLMFHIQKSRRFDEFRACFYTAEITSALMFLHDKGIIYRDLKLDNVLLDKDGHCKLADFGMCKEGIFEGIGARTFCGTPDYIAPEILQEMVYGASVDWWALGVLLYEMLQGHAPFEAENEDDLFEAILHEEIAYAAWLSVESVNILKALLTKNPLQRLGCVPSEGGEIAVTSHAFFRNIDWEMLNRRAIEPPFKPKIKTPEDVNNFDPDFTREEPTLTPIDDSSLSSNNQDEFEDFSYTSPEMLEN from the exons ATGAAGTTTTACGGCCGTATCCAGCTCCGAATCGGGGAAGCGTTGGACCTGAAACCGACCACTTTCTCCCGGCGCCACTCCAGGATTTTCATGAAGAACGCCTCGACGAACATGGACCCATACATTGTCCTTAAAGTGGACGATGTCAAAGTGGGTCAAACtcacaccaaacaaaaaaccaaCTCTCCGACCTACAATGAGGACTTTTTCTTCCCCGTGCAAGACGGACAACACGTCGAGCTGGCTGTTTTCCACGAAACCCCTATCGGATACGACGACTTTGTGGCGAATTGCACCATCCGCTTTGTGGACCTCATCACGAAAGCCAACACTGACAAGTTCGACGAGGGATGG AAGGACTTGGAGCCCGAAGGCCGCATTTACGTCCTTATTAAGCTGAACGGATCCTTCATAGATG atgagGCCATCGTGATGCCGGTAAACCACAAGAAGTTTAGCAGGAAGCGTCAGGGGGCCGTGAGACGGAAAGTCCACCAGGTTAACGGGCACAAGTTCATGTCCACTTTTCTTCGCCAGCCCACCTTCTGTTTTCACTGCAAAGAATTCATCTG GGGTGTTTTTGGAAAGCAGGGCTACCAGTGCCAAG tgtgtacatgtgtggtTCACAAGCGATGCCACAAACAAGTTGTCACTGTGTGTCCACGCATGAAGGGGTCAGAG TACGTCAGCTCAGGCTTCAGCATCAACATTCCTCACCAGTTCCATATTCACAACTACAAGTCACCCACTTTCTGTAACCACTGTGGATCGCTCCTATGGGGATTTGTCCGGCAGGGCCTACACTGCAAGA TCTGTAAACTCAATGTTCACCATCGATGTGAAGGCAACGTTGCACAGAACTGCGGCGTCAACACCGTGCAGCTGGCCAATACGCTGGCAGAGATGGGTATACATGCCGCCGAGCTCTCCGAAAGAAACACCTCAAGA TTTGGTTCAGGTAAAACCAAGATGCCCTCTGAAAGGAAGAGGAGTGTGAAAAGTCAGCCAGAGATGCCTCAATATGGAATCTCAGACTTCACATTTCTTCAAGTGCTAGGCAAGGGGAGCTTCGGCAAG GTGCTGCTTGCCAGACTCAACAACAGAGATCGGGTTTTTGCAGTCAAGGTGCTGAAAAAAGACATCATCTTGCAGGACGATGACGTGGAGTGTACCATGACTGAAAAGAGGGTGCTGACACTGGCCAGCGTTCACCCGTACCTCACTCGGCTCTACTGCTGCTTCCAGACACAG GACCGTCTGTTCTTCGTGATGGAGTTTGTCAATGGTGGGGATCTGATGTTCCACATTCAGAAGTCCAGAAGATTTGATGAGTTCCGGGCATGTTTCTACACCGCGGAGATCACCTCGGCTCTCATGTTCCTGCATGACAAAGGCATCATCTATCG GGATCTCAAGCTGGATAATGTTCTCCTTGACAAGGACGGCCACTGTAAACTGGCAGACTTTGGCATGTGTAAAGAAGGCATATTTGAAGGCATCGGAGCGAGAACCTTCTGCGGTACTCCTGATTACATTGCCCCAGAG ATCCTTCAGGAAATGGTGTACGGCGCCTCTGTTGATTGGTGGGCGCTCGGAGTGCTACTGTACGAGATGCTGCAAGGCCACGCGCCCTTTGAGGCCGAAAATGAAGATGACCTCTTTGAGGCCATCCTCCATGAAGAGATTGCTTATGCCGCTTGGCTCAGTGTCGAGTCCGTGAATATCCTCAAAGCT CTCCTGACCAAAAACCCACTCCAGCGCCTGGGTTGTGTGCCATCGGAGGGTGGCGAAATTGCTGTGACCAGCCATgcctttttcagaaacattgaCTGGGAGATGCTGAATCGTAGAGCCATCGAGCCACCTTTCAAGCCCAAGATC AAAACACCAGAAGACGT
- the slc38a6 gene encoding probable sodium-coupled neutral amino acid transporter 6 isoform X1: protein MKKINLSIWSYNSQSRRQPFVTHYWSSCVLFLFLVKMSLNGTGNEELDSQSAPLSNVPASRASFASSVFNLMNAIMGSGILGLAYAMASTGIVGFCILLTLVSGLAAYSIHLLLKLCDLTGINSYENLGEQALGKPGKVLVGITILIQNVGAMSSYMFILKSELPAAISSFLSPDQSGEAWYEDGRLQLILITLCVVLPLAILPKIGFLGYTSSLAFFFMFYFAIVVVVKKWSIPCPLPHNVTIFMGSYQVSNASDTECTPKLFVISSRSAFAIPTMAFSFLCHTAVLPIYCELDRPTKARMQNVTNVGISLSFLLYLVSALFGYLTFYAHVDSELLLSYGVYIPRDIMVMTVRLAILISVLLTIPLIHFPARKAVILLLRGNRPFSWLTHIIATLVILGLVVVLAIFVPDIRNVFGVVGSTTSSCLLFVFPGLFYLKIARQPLKSFDSIGAVCLIVFGLIMSVTSFSIIIFTWTHSS from the exons atgaaaaaaatcaacctgAGCATATGGTCATATAATTCTCAGTCACGGCGCCAACCTTTTGTGACACATTATTGGAGTTCctgtgttctttttcttttcttggtgaaaatGAGTCTTAACGGGACTGGAAACGAGGAACTTGACAGCCAATCTGCGCCTTTGtcaaatgtaccg GCGAGCAGGGCCTCCTTTGCCTCCTCTGTTTTTAACCTGATGAATGCAATCATGGGCAGCGGCATTCTTGGACTAGCATATGCCATGGCAAGCACCGGCATAGTTGGCTTTTG CATCCTGTTGACACTCGTGTCCGGCCTGGCAGCATATTCCATACATCTCCTCCTCAAGCTCTGTGACCTGACAG GAATTAATTCATATGAAAATCTGGGAGAGCAAGCATTAGGAAAACCAGGAAAA GTTCTTGTTGGAATTACAATCCTGATCCAAAATGTTGGCG CCATGTCGTCATATATGTTCATTTTGAAGTCGGAGCTTCCGGCGGCCATCAGCAGCTTCCTGAGTCCAGACCAGTCGGG GGAGGCCTGGTATGAAGACGGCAGACTGCAGCTGATCCTCATTACGCTATGTGTGGTGCTCCCACTTGCAATATTGCCAAAAATTG GCTTCCTGGGCTACACCAGCAGCCTCGCTTTCTTTTTCATGTTCTACTTTGCCATTGTA GTtgtggtcaagaaatggtctaTCCCCTGCCCGCTGCCACATAACGTCACCATCTTCATGGGTAGTTACCAG GTATCAAATGCCTCGGACACAGAATGCACGCCCAAACTTTTCGTTATCTCCAGTAGG AGTGCCTTCGCCATCCCCACCATGGCCTTCTCTTTCCTGTGCCACACAGCCGTCCTGCCTATCTACTGCGAACTGGACCG GCCGACCAAAGCAAGGATGCAGAATGTTACCAATGTTGGGATCAGCCTCAGTTTCTTGCTTTACTTGGTTTCTGCCCTCTTTGGCTACCTCACCTTTTACG CTCATGTGGACTCTGAGCTTTTGCTCAGTTACGGTGTGTACATACCGCGGGACATCATGGTGATGACGGTTCGACTCGCCATCCTCATCTCTGTGCTGTTGACCATACCGCTCATCCACTTCCCT GCTCGTAAGGCCGTGATCTTACTGCTGCGTGGAAATAGGCCGTTTTCCTGGCTGACCCACATCATAGCCACTCTGGTCATCCTGGGACTTGTGGTCGTGCTGGCCATCTTTGTACCCGATATTCGGAATGTATTTGGAGTCGTGG GATCGACCACATCCAGCTGCCTCTTGTTTGTCTTCCCCGGCCTCTTCTACCTCAAGATTGCTCGCCAGCCTCTCAAATCCTTCGACTCAATCGGG GCGGTGTGTCTGATAGTCTTTGGTTTAATCATGAGCGTCACCAGCTTCTCAATCATCATCTTCACATGGACACACAGTTCTTAG
- the slc38a6 gene encoding probable sodium-coupled neutral amino acid transporter 6 isoform X2 has product MFHADCAYSDDHTRTQLIFFFYTLVITTCFLATLLITNPSLHSRTSLLEKSALRLLLCTGGFAVELLELSAPPVCINSKPSSLRAGRPSPPTYILKTMSSYMFILKSELPAAISSFLSPDQSGEAWYEDGRLQLILITLCVVLPLAILPKIGFLGYTSSLAFFFMFYFAIVVVVKKWSIPCPLPHNVTIFMGSYQVSNASDTECTPKLFVISSRSAFAIPTMAFSFLCHTAVLPIYCELDRPTKARMQNVTNVGISLSFLLYLVSALFGYLTFYAHVDSELLLSYGVYIPRDIMVMTVRLAILISVLLTIPLIHFPARKAVILLLRGNRPFSWLTHIIATLVILGLVVVLAIFVPDIRNVFGVVGSTTSSCLLFVFPGLFYLKIARQPLKSFDSIGAVCLIVFGLIMSVTSFSIIIFTWTHSS; this is encoded by the exons ATGTTTCACGCTGACTGTGCTTACTCTGATgaccacacgcgcacacaactcattttcttcttctacacGCTTGTCATTACAACATGTTTTCTGGCCACTCTACTAATAACCAATCCTTCTCTTCACTCAAGGACCTCTTTGTTAGAGAA ATCTGCCCTACGTCTGCTCCTCTGCACTGGCGGCTTTGCCGTTGAGCTCCTTGAGCTGTCTGCTCCACCCGTCTGCATTAACTCAAAACCCTCCAGCCTGCGCGCTGGACGCCCATCACCTCCCACATACATACTTAAAA CCATGTCGTCATATATGTTCATTTTGAAGTCGGAGCTTCCGGCGGCCATCAGCAGCTTCCTGAGTCCAGACCAGTCGGG GGAGGCCTGGTATGAAGACGGCAGACTGCAGCTGATCCTCATTACGCTATGTGTGGTGCTCCCACTTGCAATATTGCCAAAAATTG GCTTCCTGGGCTACACCAGCAGCCTCGCTTTCTTTTTCATGTTCTACTTTGCCATTGTA GTtgtggtcaagaaatggtctaTCCCCTGCCCGCTGCCACATAACGTCACCATCTTCATGGGTAGTTACCAG GTATCAAATGCCTCGGACACAGAATGCACGCCCAAACTTTTCGTTATCTCCAGTAGG AGTGCCTTCGCCATCCCCACCATGGCCTTCTCTTTCCTGTGCCACACAGCCGTCCTGCCTATCTACTGCGAACTGGACCG GCCGACCAAAGCAAGGATGCAGAATGTTACCAATGTTGGGATCAGCCTCAGTTTCTTGCTTTACTTGGTTTCTGCCCTCTTTGGCTACCTCACCTTTTACG CTCATGTGGACTCTGAGCTTTTGCTCAGTTACGGTGTGTACATACCGCGGGACATCATGGTGATGACGGTTCGACTCGCCATCCTCATCTCTGTGCTGTTGACCATACCGCTCATCCACTTCCCT GCTCGTAAGGCCGTGATCTTACTGCTGCGTGGAAATAGGCCGTTTTCCTGGCTGACCCACATCATAGCCACTCTGGTCATCCTGGGACTTGTGGTCGTGCTGGCCATCTTTGTACCCGATATTCGGAATGTATTTGGAGTCGTGG GATCGACCACATCCAGCTGCCTCTTGTTTGTCTTCCCCGGCCTCTTCTACCTCAAGATTGCTCGCCAGCCTCTCAAATCCTTCGACTCAATCGGG GCGGTGTGTCTGATAGTCTTTGGTTTAATCATGAGCGTCACCAGCTTCTCAATCATCATCTTCACATGGACACACAGTTCTTAG